A region of Allocoleopsis franciscana PCC 7113 DNA encodes the following proteins:
- a CDS encoding sulfite oxidase-like oxidoreductase, translating into MIGKFFRKPESDQSDRVPPGQYLTKGFPVLTYGQTPQIDFQSWEFRVWGLAQPKTFSWSDFMALPQHDFTADFHCVTRWSKLDVKWTGIKVTDFMNLVEVAPNATHVMEHCYGDYTTNIPLEDFVREENFFAHTLFGEPLPAEHGGPLRLVVPHLYAWKSAKWLNGLEFLDHEELGFWERNGYHRRGEPWAEERYSF; encoded by the coding sequence ATGATAGGGAAATTTTTCCGTAAACCAGAATCAGATCAGAGCGATCGCGTTCCTCCCGGTCAATACCTCACCAAAGGTTTCCCCGTGCTGACTTATGGTCAGACCCCCCAAATCGACTTCCAAAGCTGGGAATTTCGCGTCTGGGGCTTAGCCCAACCCAAGACCTTTAGCTGGTCTGACTTTATGGCGTTGCCCCAACACGATTTCACCGCTGATTTTCACTGCGTGACTCGTTGGTCAAAACTGGATGTCAAATGGACAGGCATCAAGGTGACCGATTTTATGAACCTAGTAGAGGTCGCTCCCAATGCCACTCACGTCATGGAACACTGTTACGGTGACTACACCACGAATATCCCGCTCGAAGATTTTGTGCGGGAAGAAAACTTTTTTGCTCACACTTTGTTTGGAGAACCACTGCCCGCAGAACATGGTGGCCCCCTGCGCTTAGTGGTTCCTCATCTCTACGCTTGGAAAAGTGCTAAATGGCTCAATGGTTTAGAATTCCTCGACCACGAGGAGTTAGGGTTCTGGGAGCGTAATGGCTACCACCGTCGAGGAGAGCCTTGGGCAGAAGAGCGCTATAGTTTTTAG
- a CDS encoding HD domain-containing protein, whose protein sequence is MKLSERFTDALTYATQLHANQTRKGGEVPYISHLLGVASIALEYGANEDEAIAALLHDAIEDQGGKATREEIRCRFGDTVTQIVDGCTDADTTPKPPWRQRKEAYIAHIPQASASVRLVSAADKLHNARSILKDYRLIQEAVWERFQGGKKGTLWYYRTLADTFRAIESTPLIDELERVVIELEELVHTVTNNQ, encoded by the coding sequence ATGAAGCTATCAGAACGCTTTACAGATGCCCTAACTTATGCCACCCAACTGCACGCCAATCAAACCCGCAAAGGTGGAGAAGTTCCCTATATTTCTCACCTGCTGGGTGTTGCCAGTATTGCCCTAGAATATGGGGCGAATGAAGACGAAGCGATCGCCGCACTGCTCCACGATGCCATTGAAGACCAAGGCGGAAAAGCCACCCGTGAAGAAATTCGTTGCCGCTTTGGCGATACCGTAACCCAAATTGTGGATGGTTGCACCGACGCTGACACGACACCCAAGCCACCTTGGCGTCAACGCAAAGAAGCCTATATTGCTCATATTCCCCAAGCTTCGGCTTCAGTTCGTTTAGTCTCTGCGGCTGATAAGCTACACAATGCGCGCTCAATTCTCAAAGACTATCGTTTAATCCAAGAGGCTGTCTGGGAGCGCTTTCAAGGCGGTAAAAAAGGTACTCTTTGGTATTACCGTACTTTAGCGGATACCTTTCGTGCTATTGAGTCAACCCCTCTAATTGATGAATTAGAGCGGGTTGTCATTGAACTTGAAGAGTTGGTTCACACGGTAACCAACAACCAATGA
- the rpmF gene encoding 50S ribosomal protein L32, whose amino-acid sequence MAVPKKKTSKSKRDKRKATWKRKAALQAQKALSLGKAVLSGRSSFVYPTEEEEEEES is encoded by the coding sequence ATGGCTGTTCCTAAGAAGAAAACCTCAAAATCGAAACGAGACAAACGCAAAGCAACTTGGAAGCGCAAGGCGGCACTGCAAGCTCAAAAAGCCCTGTCTCTGGGCAAGGCCGTTTTAAGTGGGCGCTCTTCCTTTGTTTATCCCACCGAAGAGGAAGAAGAGGAAGAAAGCTAA
- a CDS encoding thioredoxin domain-containing protein — MSNRLAHSQSLYLRKHAENPIDWWPWCDEALETAKVANKPIFLSIGYSSCHWCTVMEGEAFSNSAIAEYMNANFLPIKVDREERPDIDSIYMQALQMMTGQGGWPLNVFLTPDDRVPFYGGTYFPVTPRYGRPGFLQVLQAVRRFYDLEKTKLQTFKEEILTNLQQASVPPGTEPLSEDLLERGIETNTGVVSAGNYGPSFPMMPYAELVLRGSRFKFESKYDSFQAVRLRGLDLAKGGIYDHVAGGFHRYTVDATWTVPHFEKMLYDNGQIVEYLANLWSAGITEPAFKRAIAGTVQWLKREMTSPQGFFYAAQDADSFSEPNAAEPEEGAFYVWSYGELEQLLTPEELTELKEQFTITAEGNFEGTNVLQRRHSEELSDTVEAALAKLFAVRYGSKPDVLDTFPPARNNQEAKGNNWQGRIPAVTDTKMIVAWNSLMISGLARSYSVFHQPEYWQLAADAAQFILNSQWVQGRFHRLNYDGQPSVLAQSEDYALFIKALLDLHQASWSFSKMHLESSNPPSNLQPSDWLEKAIRVQEEFDEFLWSVELGGYYNAASDGSGELLVRERSYADNATPSANGIAIANLVRLALLTEDLQYLDQAEQALQAFSRVMNQSPQVCPSLFTALDWYCHCTLIRSSDDFLTSLSNHYWPTSIWQLETQLPQDVVGLVCQGLSCKEPAYTIEQLLEQLQQSQTRASEVD, encoded by the coding sequence ATGAGCAATCGTCTGGCCCACTCCCAAAGCCTTTATCTCCGTAAACACGCTGAAAACCCCATTGATTGGTGGCCTTGGTGTGATGAAGCCTTGGAAACAGCAAAGGTGGCAAATAAGCCAATTTTTCTTTCCATTGGGTACTCTAGCTGCCACTGGTGTACGGTGATGGAAGGAGAGGCATTTTCCAATTCCGCGATTGCCGAGTACATGAATGCCAATTTCCTGCCGATTAAGGTAGACCGGGAAGAGCGACCCGATATTGATAGCATTTACATGCAGGCGTTGCAAATGATGACGGGTCAAGGCGGTTGGCCTCTTAACGTTTTTCTCACTCCTGATGACCGGGTGCCGTTTTATGGTGGCACCTACTTTCCTGTTACACCCCGCTACGGACGTCCTGGATTTTTGCAAGTGCTGCAAGCGGTTCGTCGCTTCTACGATCTAGAAAAAACCAAGCTCCAAACCTTCAAAGAAGAGATTCTCACCAACCTCCAACAGGCGAGTGTCCCTCCTGGAACCGAACCGCTGAGTGAAGACTTGCTAGAGCGTGGAATCGAGACGAATACGGGTGTTGTCAGTGCCGGCAACTATGGCCCCAGCTTCCCGATGATGCCTTATGCGGAACTGGTACTCAGAGGCTCTCGCTTCAAGTTTGAGTCTAAATATGATTCTTTCCAAGCGGTGCGATTGCGTGGATTAGACCTGGCAAAAGGTGGCATTTACGATCATGTGGCGGGTGGGTTTCACCGTTACACGGTTGACGCCACCTGGACGGTGCCTCACTTTGAGAAAATGCTCTATGATAATGGGCAAATTGTCGAGTATTTGGCGAATTTATGGAGTGCAGGCATTACCGAACCTGCGTTTAAACGAGCGATCGCGGGTACTGTCCAATGGCTCAAGCGGGAAATGACCTCACCTCAGGGGTTCTTCTATGCTGCTCAAGATGCTGATAGCTTCAGTGAACCCAATGCGGCTGAGCCAGAGGAAGGGGCGTTTTATGTCTGGAGTTATGGGGAATTGGAACAACTGTTAACCCCTGAAGAGTTAACGGAACTGAAGGAGCAATTTACCATTACAGCCGAGGGCAACTTTGAAGGAACAAACGTTTTGCAGCGCCGTCACTCTGAGGAGTTAAGCGATACGGTTGAAGCGGCTTTAGCTAAACTGTTTGCCGTGCGTTATGGTTCAAAGCCCGATGTCTTAGATACCTTCCCACCCGCCCGCAATAATCAGGAAGCGAAAGGGAATAACTGGCAGGGTCGGATTCCGGCGGTAACTGATACAAAAATGATTGTGGCCTGGAATAGCTTGATGATTTCTGGTCTAGCGCGATCATACAGTGTATTCCATCAGCCAGAATATTGGCAATTAGCCGCAGATGCAGCTCAGTTCATTTTAAATTCCCAATGGGTACAGGGCCGTTTCCACCGACTCAATTATGACGGTCAACCTTCCGTGTTGGCGCAGTCTGAAGATTATGCCCTGTTCATCAAAGCGCTGTTGGATTTGCATCAAGCGAGTTGGTCATTTAGCAAGATGCACCTGGAAAGTTCAAACCCACCTTCTAACCTTCAACCTTCTGACTGGCTAGAGAAAGCCATTCGGGTGCAGGAAGAGTTTGATGAATTCCTCTGGAGTGTGGAATTAGGCGGATACTACAATGCCGCTAGTGATGGCAGTGGTGAGTTGTTAGTGCGGGAGCGTAGCTATGCTGATAATGCCACCCCCTCAGCCAATGGAATTGCGATCGCCAATCTGGTGCGTCTGGCTTTGCTCACTGAAGACCTCCAGTACCTCGATCAGGCGGAGCAAGCCCTGCAAGCCTTTAGTCGGGTAATGAACCAGTCACCCCAAGTATGCCCCAGCTTATTTACAGCCTTGGATTGGTATTGCCACTGTACACTAATTCGCTCTAGCGATGACTTCCTGACTTCCCTAAGTAATCACTACTGGCCAACCAGTATCTGGCAATTAGAAACCCAATTACCTCAAGATGTCGTGGGTTTAGTCTGCCAGGGACTTAGCTGCAAAGAACCCGCCTATACGATTGAGCAGTTGTTGGAGCAATTGCAGCAAAGCCAAACCAGAGCCTCGGAGGTGGACTAA